One bacterium DNA segment encodes these proteins:
- a CDS encoding plasmid pRiA4b ORF-3 family protein → MKTTGKVLQFLVTLQGITPPVWRRIQIGPRCSFWDLHVAVQDAMGWTDTHLHQFSVPNPRTGATDEIGIPDEEGLSGESPCLSGWEVPVARYFPEKGAAADYEYDFGDGWEHTIVLEDVVDRGPGGRYPRCVAGQRACPPEDCGGVHGYERLLRVLADPRDSEHDAMREWVGPGYDPEKFSPNDVRFDSPRARLKLMMEDG, encoded by the coding sequence GTGAAGACGACTGGCAAGGTGCTCCAGTTTCTGGTGACGCTCCAAGGGATCACGCCCCCCGTCTGGCGACGGATACAGATCGGGCCGCGATGCTCCTTCTGGGATCTGCACGTCGCGGTGCAGGATGCGATGGGCTGGACGGATACCCACCTCCACCAGTTCTCGGTCCCGAATCCGCGTACCGGGGCGACGGATGAAATTGGCATCCCCGACGAGGAGGGCCTCAGCGGCGAGAGCCCCTGCCTGTCGGGGTGGGAGGTCCCGGTCGCCCGGTACTTCCCCGAGAAGGGGGCTGCGGCCGACTACGAATACGACTTCGGCGATGGCTGGGAGCACACCATCGTCCTGGAGGACGTCGTCGACCGCGGGCCCGGAGGACGGTATCCGAGGTGCGTTGCCGGACAGCGGGCTTGCCCGCCCGAGGACTGCGGCGGCGTTCACGGCTACGAGAGGTTGCTCAGGGTGCTGGCCGATCCCCGCGATTCCGAGCATGACGCCATGCGGGAGTGGGTGGGGCCCGGATATGACCCGGAGAAATTCAGTCCGAACGATGTGCGCTTCGACAGTCCTCGCGCCAGGCTGAAGCTCATGATGGAAGATGGCTAA